A region of Solanum dulcamara chromosome 7, daSolDulc1.2, whole genome shotgun sequence DNA encodes the following proteins:
- the LOC129894755 gene encoding uncharacterized protein LOC129894755: protein MIARILNKVKSSNKVLKEMRSNFFSLNQTITSHSVSIKQLEAQMGQISSHLNPRPKGGLPSDTVANPKNDNAQCMAIMTRSGKVVGKNIPTNEATSSSKGKTKVFRSDELVDELNNDLSNQVNDAPMEIDFGMSSNSNEAIILLMVSPKLLPKVKPPFPQHLKNKDEDIKFQKFLSMFKSLSIKLPLIEALLEMPGNAKFMKKLVIKNHNMDFKTIKLSHSCSAIMSSNIVVKKDNLGAFTIPCTIGLYKFTKALCDLSVSINLMAYAIFK from the coding sequence ATGATTGCTAGAATTTTGAACAAAGTCAAAAGTTCGAATAAGGTGTTGAAAGAGATGAGAtctaatttcttttctttaaatcAAACAATCACCTCGCATTCAGTGTCAATTAAGCAATTAGAAGCTCAAATGGGTCAAATCTCATCTCATCTTAACCCAAGACCAAAGGGAGGTCTCCCAAGTGATACCGTTGCTAATCCTAAGAATGACAACGCACAATGCATGGCTATTATGACAAGAAGTGGCAAAGTTGTTGGTAAGAATATACCAACTAATGAAGCTACAAGTTCATCCAAAGGGAAGACCAAAGTATTCAGAAGTGATGAGCTAGTCGACGAACTCAATAATGATCTGTCCAACCAAGTGAATGATGCACCGatggagattgattttggtatgtCTTCCAATTCCAACGAGGCTATTATCCTACTGATGGTGTCTCCAAAGCTGCTTCCAAAAGTGAAACCTCCTTTCCCTCAacatttgaaaaataaagatgaggatatcaagtttcaaaagttcctCTCGATGTTCAAGTCTCTCTCAATAAAATTACCTTTGATTGAAGCACTATTAGAGATGCCTGGAAATGCGAAGTTCATGAAGAAGCTTGtgataaaaaatcataatatgGACTTTAAAACTATCAAATTATCTCACAGCTGTAGTGCAATTATGTCAAGCAACATTGTGGTGAAAAAGGATAATCTTGGGGCGTTCACAATTCCATGCACTATAGGGCTGTACAAATTCACTAAGGCACTTTGTGATTTGAGTGTAAGCATAAATTTGATGGCCTATGCCATTTTTAAATAG